From Micromonospora rhizosphaerae, the proteins below share one genomic window:
- a CDS encoding IS6 family transposase, with amino-acid sequence MPPKSAFGGFRFPAEVIVVAVRWYLRYNLSYRDVEELLVERGVEVDHVTVYRWVQRFTTLLADAARFCRHSPGDRWFVDETYVKVNGVWRYVYRAVDQYGQVIDVLVSARRDADAARRFFRRALAALKVTPSEVVTDAAAVYPGVLDELIPSAWHHVERYANNPIEADHSRLKQRLRPMRGLRTDTTAQVIIAGHAFMQNLRRGHYELGIDAPPATRVAAAFTELAQAI; translated from the coding sequence CTGCCGCCGAAGTCGGCGTTCGGCGGGTTCCGGTTCCCGGCCGAGGTGATCGTGGTCGCGGTCCGCTGGTACCTGCGCTACAACCTGTCCTACCGCGATGTGGAGGAACTGCTGGTCGAACGCGGCGTCGAGGTCGACCACGTCACCGTCTACCGGTGGGTGCAACGCTTCACGACGCTGCTGGCCGACGCGGCCCGATTCTGTCGCCACTCACCGGGTGATCGATGGTTCGTTGACGAGACGTACGTCAAGGTCAACGGCGTGTGGCGGTACGTGTACCGGGCAGTTGACCAGTATGGGCAGGTCATCGACGTGCTGGTCTCGGCCCGCCGGGACGCTGATGCGGCCCGGCGGTTCTTCCGTCGTGCCCTGGCCGCGCTTAAGGTGACACCCAGCGAGGTGGTCACCGACGCCGCCGCGGTCTACCCGGGCGTGCTTGACGAGCTGATCCCGTCCGCGTGGCACCACGTCGAGCGGTACGCCAATAATCCGATCGAGGCCGATCACAGCCGGCTCAAACAGCGGTTAAGACCGATGCGCGGGCTGCGGACCGACACGACAGCGCAGGTGATCATCGCCGGACACGCCTTCATGCAGAACCTACGACGCGGCCACTACGAACTCGGAATCGACGCCCCACCGGCTACGCGGGTCGCTGCGGCGTTCACCGAACTCGCCCAGGCGATCTGA
- a CDS encoding FAD-binding and (Fe-S)-binding domain-containing protein: MTSMHTDTAQPPAEPLLDTLRAAVPGGEVKDRNIDRIAYGSDASHYALVPRAVVVARDSADVASLFRASAAAGVPLTFRSGGTSLSGQGVTDGILVDTRRHFRSVDVMDGGARVRVQPGVTVRQVNARLAPLGYRLGPDPASETACTIGGVIANNSSGMSCGTEFNTYRTIQSMVFVLPSGVVIDSAAHDADAHLHAREPDLHEGLLRLAALVKADPDAVRTIRLQFSMKNTMGYGLNALLDYERAIDILVHLIVGSEGTLAHVAEATFETVPVLPHAATGLLIFPELRAATDALEALRDSGAVALELLDRASLRVAQSDPTVDPLLRSLTIDRHAALLVEYQEASAEALVQRRAQADPAIGGLPLARSAALSSDAAARRRLWRLRKGLYAAVAGTRPPGTTALLEDIAVPVQALSRTCEELTALLARRGYEGSVIFGHARDGNIHFMLTERFAERGQVDRYARFTEEMVDLVLAEGGTLKAEHGTGRVMAPYVRRQYGDALYEVMREIKRLCDPAGLLNPGVVISDDPQTHLRHLKVTPTVDPQIDRCVECGYCEPVCPSRNLTTTPRQRITLLRAINTARTTDPALTAELERDYGYAGIDTCAADGMCQTSCPVSINTGDVVKRLRAQRTGPGEQWAWRTAARHWHGATRAAASALTLASRLPNVTTRASQAGRALLGADTIPLWTPDLPSGGQRRPAASAPLHASAVFFAACTGSIFGPPDGAPGASRAFLSLCRKAGVEMVVPAGLDSLCCATPWQSKGFTDGYEQMRARVVPVLLAASRNGDLPIVCDASSCTEGLEQLLSDPAGHGQLRVVDAVSFVHAQLLPRLAVTSRLDSLALHPTCSSTRLGINDTLSRLANVVATTVRVSEDWSCCAFAGDRGLLHPELTASATASEADDVAGTPAAAYVSCNRTCEVGMSRAVGHTYRHLIELVDEVTAPRSEVQ; encoded by the coding sequence ATGACATCCATGCATACGGACACCGCTCAGCCACCTGCCGAACCGCTGCTGGACACGCTCCGGGCAGCCGTCCCGGGAGGTGAGGTCAAAGACCGCAACATTGACCGGATTGCCTATGGGTCGGACGCGTCGCATTACGCGCTCGTCCCGCGGGCGGTCGTGGTGGCGCGTGACAGCGCGGACGTCGCGTCTCTATTCCGGGCGAGCGCCGCCGCCGGGGTCCCGCTCACGTTCCGATCCGGCGGCACCAGCCTGTCCGGTCAGGGCGTGACCGATGGCATCCTGGTCGATACTCGACGCCACTTCCGCAGCGTTGACGTCATGGACGGGGGCGCCCGGGTACGCGTCCAGCCCGGGGTCACCGTCCGTCAGGTCAACGCCCGGCTCGCACCGCTGGGGTACCGGCTGGGGCCCGACCCCGCCAGCGAGACCGCGTGCACTATCGGCGGCGTCATCGCCAATAACTCCAGCGGCATGTCGTGCGGCACCGAGTTCAACACGTACCGCACCATCCAGTCGATGGTGTTCGTGCTGCCGAGCGGAGTCGTGATCGACTCGGCCGCGCACGACGCCGACGCGCACCTGCACGCCCGGGAGCCGGATCTCCACGAGGGACTGCTACGGCTGGCGGCGCTGGTGAAGGCTGATCCGGACGCCGTCCGCACCATCCGGTTGCAGTTCTCGATGAAAAACACGATGGGGTATGGCCTCAACGCGCTCCTCGACTACGAGCGGGCGATCGACATTCTGGTCCACCTCATAGTCGGCAGCGAAGGCACCCTCGCTCACGTCGCTGAGGCGACCTTCGAGACGGTTCCGGTACTGCCGCACGCCGCGACCGGGCTGCTGATCTTCCCGGAGCTACGCGCGGCGACCGACGCGCTGGAGGCCCTGCGCGACAGCGGTGCAGTGGCCCTCGAACTGCTCGACCGGGCCTCGCTGCGCGTCGCGCAGTCCGATCCGACCGTCGACCCGCTCCTGCGGTCGTTGACGATCGACCGGCACGCGGCGCTGCTCGTCGAGTACCAGGAGGCCTCCGCCGAGGCGCTGGTGCAGCGTCGCGCCCAGGCGGATCCGGCCATCGGCGGCCTCCCACTGGCCAGATCCGCCGCCTTGTCATCGGACGCCGCCGCCCGTCGTCGGCTGTGGCGGCTGCGCAAGGGCCTGTACGCGGCAGTCGCCGGGACCCGGCCGCCGGGAACGACGGCGCTGCTGGAGGACATCGCGGTGCCGGTGCAGGCCCTGTCGCGCACCTGCGAAGAGCTGACCGCGTTGTTGGCCCGGCGCGGCTACGAGGGCAGCGTCATCTTCGGCCACGCCAGGGACGGCAACATCCACTTCATGCTCACCGAGCGGTTCGCCGAGCGTGGCCAGGTCGACCGGTACGCCAGGTTCACCGAGGAGATGGTGGACCTCGTCCTCGCCGAGGGCGGCACCCTCAAGGCCGAGCACGGCACCGGACGGGTAATGGCACCATACGTGCGGCGGCAGTACGGCGACGCACTGTACGAGGTCATGCGCGAGATCAAGCGGCTCTGCGACCCAGCCGGTCTCCTCAACCCCGGTGTGGTGATCAGCGACGATCCGCAGACCCACCTGCGGCATCTGAAGGTGACGCCGACGGTCGACCCGCAGATCGACCGGTGCGTGGAATGCGGGTACTGCGAGCCGGTGTGCCCCAGCCGCAATCTGACCACCACGCCCCGCCAGCGCATCACCCTGTTGCGCGCCATCAACACCGCACGCACGACCGACCCGGCGCTGACGGCCGAACTGGAACGCGACTACGGCTATGCCGGCATTGACACCTGCGCCGCAGACGGGATGTGCCAGACGTCATGCCCGGTGTCCATCAACACGGGCGACGTAGTCAAGCGGCTGCGTGCTCAGCGCACCGGCCCGGGGGAGCAATGGGCGTGGCGGACGGCGGCGCGCCACTGGCATGGTGCCACCCGGGCGGCCGCGTCGGCGCTCACCCTCGCGTCCCGGCTGCCCAACGTAACCACGCGAGCGAGCCAGGCGGGTCGCGCGCTGCTCGGCGCCGACACCATCCCACTGTGGACACCTGACCTGCCCAGCGGCGGCCAGCGGCGACCGGCGGCTTCCGCGCCGCTCCACGCCAGCGCCGTATTCTTCGCCGCGTGCACCGGATCGATCTTCGGGCCGCCCGACGGCGCCCCCGGCGCGTCCCGTGCCTTCCTTTCGCTATGCCGCAAGGCGGGCGTCGAGATGGTGGTCCCCGCCGGGCTCGACTCCTTGTGCTGCGCAACCCCCTGGCAGTCGAAGGGGTTCACCGACGGGTACGAACAGATGCGTGCCAGAGTCGTGCCGGTCCTGCTCGCCGCCAGCCGAAATGGTGACCTGCCGATCGTATGCGACGCGTCGTCCTGCACCGAGGGTCTTGAGCAGTTGCTCTCCGACCCGGCTGGCCATGGCCAACTCCGCGTCGTCGACGCAGTCAGCTTCGTCCACGCCCAACTGCTGCCGCGCCTCGCCGTTACCAGCCGCCTCGACTCCCTGGCGCTGCACCCGACCTGCTCATCGACCCGGCTGGGCATCAACGACACGTTGAGCCGCCTGGCGAACGTCGTGGCGACCACGGTACGAGTGTCGGAAGACTGGAGCTGCTGCGCGTTCGCTGGCGACCGGGGCCTTCTCCATCCCGAACTGACAGCGTCAGCAACGGCATCGGAAGCTGATGATGTGGCCGGAACGCCGGCGGCCGCCTACGTATCGTGCAACCGGACCTGCGAGGTAGGCATGTCGCGGGCGGTCGGGCACACCTACCGCCATCTCATCGAGCTGGTCGACGAAGTGACCGCACCCCGCAGTGAGGTGCAGTAA